A section of the Cervus canadensis isolate Bull #8, Minnesota chromosome 8, ASM1932006v1, whole genome shotgun sequence genome encodes:
- the LOC122446826 gene encoding ral guanine nucleotide dissociation stimulator-like, producing MVKSVWQTTGCEHQFVPGPLCVQPEMLSLLGCEPREGSWVVTSCPVVMGTHPGRRTGGKREGSSRDCRQEPVLGTPCSISPHEGQEPHTSNRAQGGHRGESVSAGDKNETCRVWSVQRRRLETLVGNLVPAFLGRDPSYLPTFLGTYRAFGTPQQVLDLLFTRYGCILPYCDEDGGPLHQLKMAMASILGTWLQLYPEDFLQSPERPCLKMLLAYAELSMPNSDLEQRARHLLAQRETLEPTEAEGHAPAGGEALETSPDLEPTAPLLPATAPQSEQAPSPAPIQVQGLHQINMPAPNPEPQRAHAVALP from the exons ATGGTCAAGTCTGTGTGGCAGACGACAGGCTGTGAGCACCAGTTTGTCCCTGGGCCTCTGTGTGTCCAGCCTGAGATGCTGAGTCTGCTGGGCTGTGAGCCCCGTGAAGGCAGCTGGGTCGTCACATCCTGTCCTGTGGTTATGG GGACTCATCCAGGACGGAGAACAGGTGGGAAGCGGGAG GGCTCCTCACGGGACTGCAGACAGGAGCCGGTCCTCGGAACCCCCTGCTCCATCTCCCCGCACGAGGGGCAGGAGCCTCACACCAGCAACAGAGCCCAGGGAGGGCACAGG GGGGAAAGTGTGTCCGCAGGGGACAAGAATGAGACCTGCAGGGTGTGGAGCGTCCAGAGACGCAGACTGGAGACGCTGGTGGGCAACCTGGTGCCTGCCTTCCTGGGCCGTGACCCCTCCTACCTCCCCACATTCCTGGGCACCTACAGGGCTTTTGGGACCCCCCAGCAGGTGCTGGACCTTCTCTTCACGAG GTACGGATGCATCCTCCCTTACTGCGATGAGGATGGTGGACCCCTGCACCAGCTGAAAAT GGCCATGGCCTCCATCCTGGGCACCTGGCTGCAGCTTTACCCTGAGGACTTCCTGCAGTCCCCGGAACGTCCCTGCCTGAAGATGCTCCTCGCGTATGCTGAGCTCAGCATGCCCAACTCGGACCTGGAGCAGCGAGCCCGCCATCTCCTGGCGCAGCGGGAGACCCTGGAGCCCACGGAGGCAGAGGGGCATG CACCCGCTGGAGGAGAAGCTCTGGAAACATCCCCAGACCTAGAGCCAACAGCACCCCTACTACCTGCCACAGCTCCACAGTCAGAGCAAGCTCCAAGCCCAGCTCCCATTCAAGTTCAAGGACTGCACCAAATAAACATGCCGGCTCCAAACCCAGAGCCGCAGCGTGCTCATGCCGTGGCTCTCCCTTAG
- the LOC122446825 gene encoding ral guanine nucleotide dissociation stimulator-like, translating into MKQLVSPGSSRDCRQEPVLGAPCSTSLHEGQEPHTSHRAQGGHRGECVSAGDRNETCRVWSVQRRRLEMLVGNLVPAFLGRDPSYLPTFLGTYRAFGTPQQVLDLLFTRYGCILPYCDEDGGPLHQLKMAMASILGTWLQLYPEDFLQSPERPCLKMLLAYAELSMPDSDLEQRARHLLAQRETLEPTEAEGHGEEDSGWVRRRGAKKEGRGLGHTEQRLLRLELDQGH; encoded by the exons ATGAAGCAGCTTGTGTCTCCG GGCTCCTCACGGGACTGCAGACAGGAGCCGGTCCTCGGAGCCCCCTGCTCCACATCCCTGCACGAGGGGCAGGAGCCCCACACCAGCCACAGAGCCCAGGGAGGGCACAGG GGGGAATGTGTGTCCGCGGGGGACAGGAATGAGACCTGCAGGGTGTGGAGCGTCCAGAGACGCAGACTGGAGATGCTGGTGGGCAACCTGGTGCCTGCCTTCCTGGGCCGTGACCCCTCCTACCTCCCCACATTCCTGGGCACCTACAGGGCTTTTGGGACCCCCCAGCAGGTGCTGGACCTTCTCTTCACGAG GTACGGATGCATCCTCCCTTACTGCGATGAGGATGGTGGACCCCTGCACCAGCTGAAAAT GGCCATGGCCTCCATCCTGGGCACCTGGCTGCAGCTTTACCCTGAGGACTTCCTGCAGTCCCCGGAACGTCCCTGCCTGAAGATGCTCCTCGCGTACGCTGAGCTCAGCATGCCCGACTCGGACCTGGAGCAGCGAGCCCGCCATCTCCTGGCGCAGCGGGAGACCCTGGAGCCCACGGAGGCAGAGGGGCATGGTGAGGAGGACTCGGggtgggtgaggaggaggggggcgaagaaggaagggagggggctgggccACACAGAGCAGCGCCTCCTGAGGCTGGAGCTAGACCAGGGGCATTGA